In Qingshengfaniella alkalisoli, a single genomic region encodes these proteins:
- a CDS encoding hydantoinase/oxoprolinase family protein yields MVNITRRVATDVGGTFTDLVCFETDTDTGESRIITAKSDTTPPDFENGVLNVLDKAGVDPASVDFLAHGTTVVINALTERKGVTVGLITTEGFRDTLEIARGNRPDFFNLHYEKPEPFVPRHLRAELPGRVSYTGDEVTPLDLSGLAKILDQFKADGVQAVAISFLHSYTNTAHEEAALAEVQRLWPEVSVVASHQITREWREYERTNTAVLSAYVQPVAQKYLGKLNAGLTGKGFDKNLYIMQSNCGVDSLEKTSQTPITIVESGPASGFWGAAELGKLIGEPNVLALDIGGTTAKCSLIENGQVRIMTDYWIERSRKSAGYPMMVPVVDLVEIGNGGGSIAWVDDFGKLHVGPQSAGALPGPAAYGKGGDKATTTDANLWLGRINRDYFCGGAIDADMAATEKAMTELAANLGVSADEAAQGIIRIANNNMVNALKLVSLNRGHDPRDFTLVAFGGGGAMHAVALGQELQVKKVVVPSAASVFSAWGMMMSDLRRDFFVTRLIDLNAGGGAAIESLFAETEKEASSTFEAEGISGDKVKFLRYGKFRYQNQEHTTEVLLDGPVTDAALGKIAQDFHETYEREYTYRLDAPVELVGIHLVAMAEVGKLEMKPEEPKGTPVSEAVKGDREVDYALEGKHVATIYDGEKLEPGMSFNGPAIVEDPGTTIVIHPRNTVEIDAYRNIHITLNAGE; encoded by the coding sequence ATGGTCAACATCACGCGACGCGTTGCCACCGATGTAGGTGGAACATTTACCGACCTGGTCTGCTTCGAAACCGATACCGACACGGGCGAATCCCGTATCATCACCGCCAAATCCGACACAACACCGCCTGATTTCGAAAACGGTGTGCTGAACGTATTGGACAAGGCAGGCGTCGACCCGGCGTCGGTTGATTTCCTTGCGCATGGCACGACAGTGGTGATCAACGCACTGACCGAGCGCAAGGGCGTCACCGTCGGGCTGATTACCACGGAAGGCTTCCGCGACACGCTGGAAATCGCGCGCGGCAACCGTCCCGACTTTTTCAACCTGCACTATGAAAAGCCGGAGCCGTTCGTGCCGCGCCATCTGCGCGCCGAACTGCCTGGGCGTGTCAGCTATACCGGGGACGAGGTCACGCCGCTTGACCTTTCGGGCCTTGCCAAGATCCTTGACCAGTTCAAGGCTGACGGCGTTCAGGCGGTAGCCATCAGCTTCCTGCATTCCTACACCAACACCGCGCATGAAGAAGCAGCGCTGGCGGAAGTGCAGCGTCTGTGGCCCGAGGTTTCGGTTGTTGCCTCGCACCAGATCACCCGGGAATGGCGCGAATACGAACGCACCAACACCGCAGTCCTGTCGGCTTACGTGCAACCCGTTGCCCAGAAATATCTGGGCAAGCTGAATGCAGGTCTGACGGGCAAGGGGTTCGACAAGAACCTCTATATCATGCAGTCGAATTGCGGTGTGGACTCGTTGGAAAAGACGTCGCAAACACCCATTACCATCGTTGAATCCGGACCCGCTTCGGGCTTCTGGGGGGCTGCGGAACTTGGCAAGCTGATCGGCGAGCCGAATGTTCTGGCGCTCGACATCGGGGGCACTACGGCAAAGTGTTCGCTGATCGAGAACGGTCAGGTCCGCATCATGACCGATTACTGGATCGAACGGTCGCGCAAATCTGCGGGTTACCCCATGATGGTGCCAGTCGTGGATCTGGTTGAAATCGGCAATGGCGGCGGCTCGATTGCCTGGGTCGACGATTTCGGAAAACTGCATGTGGGGCCGCAATCGGCTGGCGCGCTTCCGGGTCCGGCGGCCTATGGGAAAGGTGGTGACAAGGCCACCACGACGGACGCCAATCTCTGGCTTGGCCGCATAAACCGCGATTATTTCTGCGGTGGCGCGATCGACGCGGATATGGCGGCGACCGAAAAAGCCATGACCGAGTTGGCCGCAAATCTGGGGGTCAGCGCCGATGAAGCGGCCCAGGGTATCATCCGCATTGCCAACAACAACATGGTCAACGCGCTGAAACTGGTTTCGCTCAACCGTGGTCATGATCCGCGTGACTTCACGTTGGTGGCCTTCGGCGGTGGCGGCGCCATGCATGCCGTGGCGCTTGGCCAGGAGCTTCAGGTCAAGAAGGTTGTCGTGCCATCTGCGGCGTCGGTGTTTTCCGCCTGGGGCATGATGATGTCCGACCTGCGCCGGGACTTCTTTGTCACGCGCCTGATCGATCTGAACGCAGGCGGCGGTGCCGCCATTGAATCGCTTTTTGCCGAAACCGAGAAAGAGGCAAGTAGCACCTTCGAGGCCGAGGGGATATCCGGCGACAAGGTGAAATTCCTGCGCTACGGCAAGTTCCGCTATCAGAACCAGGAACACACCACCGAGGTTCTGCTAGACGGCCCCGTTACCGACGCGGCACTGGGCAAGATTGCGCAGGATTTCCATGAAACCTATGAGCGCGAATACACCTATCGTCTCGACGCGCCCGTGGAACTGGTCGGCATTCACCTGGTCGCGATGGCCGAGGTCGGCAAGCTGGAAATGAAGCCCGAAGAGCCGAAGGGCACTCCGGTATCCGAAGCAGTGAAAGGCGACCGCGAAGTCGACTACGCGCTCGAAGGCAAGCACGTTGCCACGATCTATGACGGTGAGAAGCTGGAACCGGGAATGAGCTTCAACGGCCCCGCCATCGTCGAAGATCCGGGCACCACCATCGTCATCCATCCGCGCAACACCGTGGAAATCGACGCCTACCGCAACATCCACATCACGCTCAATGCGGGAGAATGA
- a CDS encoding arylsulfatase has protein sequence MRYWLASAVCLVCVAGLGGEGANAQQDTFNRTILPVLAPERPTYDILDARDATPPPRFEVTAPEDAPNIVIILIDDIGFGGPSTFGGPIETPTLDALAAEGLQFVNFHTTALCSPTRNALKTGRNHHTTNTGSIMETATAFPGNTGQVPNSVAPLAEMLRLNGYSTGAFGKWHETAAWETSVSGPFDRWPTHQGFDKFYGFIGGETDQWYPLVYDGVTKVTPPDFEGYHFTVDMTNQAIQWMKAQQSLTPEKPFFMYFATGAVHAPHHVPKAWADRYAGKFDQGWDAVREETLARQIDAGIVPEGTDLPPRPEDLAAWDTLDEDSRRLFTRQAEVFAGFLSHTDDQIGRVVDALDGIGELDNTLIFYIAGDNGTSAEGGFVGMFNEMTYFNQVTESVDDLLPRIDEWGGPFTFPHMAAGWAIAFDSPFGWAKQVASDFGGTRNGMVVHWPEGLDGPGVRRQFSHVIDVAPTILEAAGLPEPRVVNGTPQIPMEGTSFFYAFNDAAAPERHTTQYFEIFGNRAIYRDGWFARTIHRAPWQTGEQKPLAEDTWELFDTRNDFSLAHDLSADHPRKLEELKDVFMEEARKHHVLPIDDRVVERVNPALAGRPDVMAGRTSLTLYPGMDGMLENTFINVKNASLSITADVDIPEGGADGVILAQGGRFGGWSLYMDEGRPVYAYNWLGLERFSVEAPDPLPAGETQIVLDFAYDGDGLGKGGLATLFVNGDAVASGRIGKTQPLVFSADETADVGLDNQTPVVEGIGIGRDDTRFTGTISSVVVKID, from the coding sequence ATGAGGTACTGGCTTGCAAGCGCCGTGTGCCTGGTTTGCGTCGCCGGTCTGGGCGGCGAGGGTGCCAACGCGCAGCAGGACACCTTCAACCGGACGATCCTGCCGGTTCTCGCGCCGGAGCGACCGACCTATGACATCCTGGACGCGCGCGACGCTACGCCGCCACCGCGCTTCGAGGTAACCGCTCCGGAGGACGCGCCCAACATCGTCATCATCCTGATCGATGACATCGGGTTCGGGGGGCCGAGCACGTTCGGCGGTCCTATCGAAACACCTACGCTCGACGCGCTGGCGGCAGAAGGGTTGCAGTTCGTCAACTTCCACACGACCGCGCTCTGCTCACCAACGCGCAACGCGCTCAAAACGGGCCGCAACCACCACACGACCAACACCGGCTCGATCATGGAGACGGCAACGGCCTTCCCTGGCAATACCGGTCAGGTACCGAACAGCGTGGCTCCCCTCGCCGAGATGCTGAGGCTGAACGGCTACAGCACGGGCGCGTTCGGCAAGTGGCACGAGACGGCGGCTTGGGAGACGAGCGTGTCTGGGCCGTTCGACCGCTGGCCGACACACCAGGGTTTCGACAAGTTCTATGGATTCATCGGGGGCGAAACGGACCAGTGGTATCCGCTGGTCTATGACGGCGTGACGAAGGTGACCCCGCCCGATTTCGAGGGCTATCACTTCACAGTCGACATGACGAACCAGGCGATACAGTGGATGAAGGCGCAGCAGTCGCTGACCCCGGAGAAGCCGTTCTTCATGTATTTCGCCACCGGCGCGGTCCATGCGCCGCACCACGTTCCCAAGGCCTGGGCCGACCGCTACGCCGGCAAGTTCGACCAGGGCTGGGATGCGGTTCGGGAGGAGACGCTCGCACGGCAGATCGATGCGGGGATCGTCCCCGAGGGGACGGACCTGCCGCCCCGCCCCGAAGACCTCGCAGCCTGGGACACGCTTGACGAAGACTCTCGGCGGCTCTTCACGCGTCAGGCGGAGGTCTTCGCCGGCTTCCTCTCCCACACCGACGATCAGATCGGGCGGGTGGTCGACGCGCTCGACGGGATCGGCGAACTCGACAACACGCTGATCTTCTACATTGCGGGCGACAACGGCACGAGCGCCGAGGGCGGATTCGTCGGCATGTTCAATGAGATGACCTACTTCAACCAGGTGACCGAGAGCGTTGACGACCTTCTTCCCCGGATCGACGAGTGGGGCGGTCCGTTCACGTTTCCGCACATGGCGGCGGGCTGGGCCATCGCCTTCGACAGTCCGTTCGGCTGGGCCAAGCAGGTCGCGTCCGACTTCGGAGGCACGCGGAACGGAATGGTGGTGCACTGGCCGGAGGGCCTCGACGGCCCCGGCGTCCGCAGGCAGTTCTCGCACGTGATCGACGTCGCGCCGACCATTCTGGAGGCAGCCGGGCTGCCGGAGCCCAGGGTCGTCAACGGAACCCCGCAAATCCCGATGGAAGGGACGAGCTTTTTCTACGCCTTCAACGATGCGGCGGCGCCGGAGCGGCACACGACCCAGTACTTCGAGATCTTCGGGAACCGCGCGATCTACCGCGACGGCTGGTTCGCGAGAACCATCCACCGCGCACCTTGGCAGACCGGCGAGCAGAAGCCTCTGGCCGAGGACACCTGGGAGCTGTTCGACACCCGAAACGATTTCAGCCTCGCCCACGACCTGTCCGCCGACCACCCGAGGAAGCTCGAGGAGCTCAAGGACGTGTTCATGGAGGAAGCGCGGAAGCACCATGTCCTGCCGATCGACGATCGCGTCGTGGAACGGGTCAACCCCGCGCTGGCCGGTCGTCCCGATGTGATGGCCGGTCGGACGTCCCTCACGCTTTATCCGGGGATGGACGGAATGCTCGAGAACACGTTCATCAACGTCAAGAATGCGTCCTTGAGCATCACGGCCGATGTCGACATCCCCGAAGGCGGCGCCGACGGCGTCATCCTCGCCCAAGGCGGCCGCTTCGGCGGCTGGTCGCTGTACATGGACGAGGGACGGCCGGTCTACGCCTACAACTGGCTCGGGCTTGAGCGGTTCAGCGTCGAGGCGCCCGACCCGCTGCCGGCCGGAGAGACCCAGATCGTTCTCGACTTCGCCTATGACGGCGATGGCCTCGGCAAGGGCGGCCTCGCCACGCTCTTCGTCAACGGCGACGCGGTGGCGTCGGGGCGGATCGGGAAGACCCAGCCGCTGGTCTTCTCGGCGGACGAGACAGCCGATGTCGGCCTGGACAACCAGACGCCCGTCGTCGAGGGCATCGGCATCGGGCGGGACGACACCCGATTCACCGGTACGATCAGCAGCGTCGTCGTCAAGATCGACTGA
- a CDS encoding hydantoinase B/oxoprolinase family protein has translation MTHDPFTLTVIQASLGAAAEEMFAVLAKTAMSPIIYEVLDVGTGVTDGEGNLVSSGAGIPTFVGVLDKAVRRIIEIHRDNIHEGDVFITNDPNFGGVTHLNDVVIAKPVFFEDKCMAWTASIAHWGDIGGKVPGSMATDVTEIFAEGLRLPAVKLFAKGRKLQPVFDIIESNSRLPDFVRGDLWAQVAASNKAESQIIHLLRAHGPELFQDAIENALEEGEARARKGLAKLPKGSFEITEKQDDGSDWHATITISDDTFLVDLRGNPDQKAAPYNTSRDGAVISCQMIFKALCDPDRYANSGSFVPLEVLTDHGTVFDAGETAAQGYYFETRIRLFDMLWQCMAHALPDRLPMGHFASICGTVIAGQHPDTGRRYTMVEPQMGGWGATADRDGLDAMYSSNHGDTFNCPVEICEARYGIDVLHKRLRERSDSVAVHKGGRGVSIRYRMRDDAILSAGYSRAKVPVWPATEATTQNTNALTVNHPDGSSERRDFVSGYKLRAGDEVWVETANGGDYG, from the coding sequence ATGACCCATGACCCGTTCACGTTGACCGTCATCCAGGCGTCGTTGGGCGCCGCTGCGGAAGAAATGTTCGCCGTCCTCGCCAAGACCGCGATGAGCCCGATCATCTACGAAGTGCTCGATGTCGGGACCGGCGTGACGGATGGCGAAGGAAATCTCGTCAGCTCCGGTGCGGGGATCCCGACCTTCGTCGGGGTTCTCGACAAGGCCGTGCGTCGCATCATCGAAATCCACCGGGACAACATCCATGAAGGCGACGTATTCATCACCAACGATCCGAATTTCGGCGGCGTGACTCATCTCAACGATGTTGTGATCGCCAAGCCGGTGTTCTTCGAGGACAAGTGCATGGCGTGGACCGCGTCGATCGCCCATTGGGGCGACATCGGAGGCAAGGTTCCCGGATCCATGGCAACCGACGTCACCGAAATCTTCGCCGAAGGGCTGCGCCTGCCTGCGGTAAAGCTTTTTGCGAAGGGTCGGAAGCTTCAACCGGTTTTCGACATTATCGAGTCGAACTCGCGCCTTCCCGATTTTGTGCGCGGCGATCTGTGGGCACAGGTTGCCGCCAGCAACAAGGCCGAAAGCCAGATCATCCACCTGCTACGTGCCCACGGCCCAGAGCTGTTCCAGGACGCCATCGAAAATGCCCTGGAAGAAGGCGAGGCGCGTGCGCGCAAGGGGCTGGCCAAACTGCCCAAGGGAAGCTTCGAGATAACGGAAAAGCAGGATGACGGGAGCGACTGGCACGCTACCATCACCATTTCCGACGACACCTTCCTGGTCGATCTGCGCGGCAACCCCGATCAGAAGGCCGCCCCCTACAACACCAGCCGCGATGGCGCTGTGATCTCTTGCCAGATGATCTTCAAGGCTCTCTGCGATCCTGACCGTTATGCCAATTCCGGGTCGTTTGTACCGCTGGAGGTCCTGACCGATCACGGCACCGTTTTCGACGCTGGCGAGACCGCAGCGCAGGGTTACTACTTTGAAACCCGAATCCGGCTGTTCGATATGCTGTGGCAATGCATGGCGCATGCTTTGCCGGACCGCCTGCCGATGGGGCATTTCGCATCCATCTGTGGAACGGTCATCGCAGGACAGCACCCCGATACCGGACGTCGTTACACGATGGTGGAACCACAAATGGGCGGATGGGGTGCAACTGCGGATCGCGATGGCCTCGACGCCATGTATTCCAGCAATCATGGCGATACCTTCAATTGCCCGGTCGAAATCTGCGAAGCCCGCTACGGAATCGACGTTCTGCACAAGCGTTTGCGCGAGCGATCCGACAGCGTGGCGGTTCACAAGGGCGGTCGCGGCGTATCCATACGCTATCGCATGCGTGATGACGCGATCCTGTCAGCAGGTTACAGCCGTGCAAAGGTCCCGGTATGGCCGGCTACCGAAGCCACGACGCAAAACACCAACGCGCTGACCGTCAATCACCCGGATGGCAGTTCCGAGCGCCGCGACTTTGTCAGCGGTTACAAGCTGCGGGCCGGGGATGAAGTCTGGGTCGAAACAGCCAATGGCGGCGACTACGGCTGA
- a CDS encoding co-chaperone GroES encodes MFTPLHDRVLVRRIEGDEKTKGGLIFPDTAKEKPSEGEIMAVGAVARNDDGDRIAMDVKYGDRTLFGKWSGSDIKIDGEDLMIMKESDILGMLA; translated from the coding sequence ATGTTTACACCTCTCCACGACCGCGTTCTGGTTCGTCGTATCGAAGGCGACGAAAAGACGAAGGGTGGCCTGATCTTCCCCGATACCGCCAAGGAGAAGCCCTCTGAAGGCGAAATAATGGCCGTGGGCGCAGTCGCACGGAACGATGACGGCGACCGGATTGCCATGGACGTCAAGTATGGCGACAGAACCCTGTTCGGCAAATGGTCCGGCAGTGACATCAAGATCGACGGTGAAGACCTGATGATCATGAAGGAGAGCGACATTCTGGGCATGCTCGCCTGA
- a CDS encoding hydantoinase B/oxoprolinase family protein, with translation MSDHDPITLEIIQNSLQAAADEMFAAMRKTAMSSIIYEVLDMGTGITDAQGRIASSGAGIPSFVGVLDKGVQALLRKFNKPGDINPGDVFITNDPYHGGVTHLNDLVIAMPVFVDGQLIAWTANIAHNSDVGGMAPGSLTGEATEIYQEGLRLPAVKMVEAGEPIQSVLDIITTNSRMPDFLLGDVWAAIASVRIGAKRLSELATKYGTDTFLAAMDSFMEFGRKTALAELKKLPKGTFELSEEQDDGRVYNVKVTITDEEFIVDLRDNPDQDKGPTNTSQDGTMICAQMVFKSLTDPDTPANDGSFRPLKVLTREGSVFHAKEPSAIGFYFETEVRVYDLIWRCLAPHVAERLPAGHFASICGTFIGGIHPDTGRQYTIIEPQIGGWGAWEGRDGNSCIFSGFHGETYNTPAEISEARNGLIVDRMELNTEPGGEGQFIGGRGLKLEYRIRTDNGFLTAGYTRARIKPWSLNGGEEGSGNYVEVIRKSGETEKYSFVSELAVNTDDVIRIVTSSGAGYGDPKRRDPAAVKQDLRAGLLTPERAAEIYGTSE, from the coding sequence ATGAGCGATCACGATCCGATCACGCTGGAAATCATCCAGAATTCGCTTCAGGCCGCCGCCGACGAGATGTTCGCCGCGATGCGCAAGACGGCGATGAGCTCGATCATCTACGAGGTGCTCGACATGGGCACCGGGATCACTGACGCGCAGGGCCGCATCGCCTCTTCCGGTGCGGGGATCCCGTCATTCGTCGGTGTACTCGACAAGGGTGTGCAGGCTTTGCTGCGCAAGTTCAACAAGCCGGGCGACATCAACCCCGGTGACGTTTTTATCACCAATGACCCTTATCACGGTGGCGTGACCCATCTGAATGATCTGGTCATCGCCATGCCGGTCTTTGTCGATGGGCAACTGATCGCCTGGACTGCCAATATCGCGCATAATTCCGATGTGGGCGGCATGGCCCCCGGATCGCTGACCGGCGAGGCGACCGAGATCTATCAAGAAGGCCTGCGCCTGCCCGCGGTGAAGATGGTCGAGGCGGGCGAGCCGATCCAGTCGGTCCTCGACATCATCACCACGAATTCGCGGATGCCTGATTTCCTTCTGGGCGACGTATGGGCGGCGATCGCATCGGTACGCATCGGCGCGAAACGCTTGTCTGAACTGGCAACGAAATATGGCACCGACACGTTCCTGGCCGCGATGGACAGTTTCATGGAATTCGGCCGCAAGACGGCGCTGGCCGAACTCAAGAAGCTGCCGAAAGGCACGTTCGAGTTGTCCGAGGAACAAGATGATGGTCGCGTCTACAATGTGAAGGTCACGATCACCGACGAGGAATTCATCGTCGACCTGCGGGACAACCCCGATCAGGACAAGGGACCGACCAACACCAGCCAGGACGGCACGATGATCTGCGCCCAGATGGTGTTCAAGTCACTCACCGATCCGGACACACCTGCCAATGACGGCTCGTTCCGCCCGCTGAAGGTTCTTACGCGCGAAGGCTCGGTCTTTCACGCAAAGGAACCATCTGCCATCGGGTTCTACTTCGAAACGGAAGTCCGCGTTTACGACCTGATCTGGCGATGCCTTGCGCCGCATGTGGCTGAGCGCCTGCCTGCCGGCCATTTCGCGTCGATCTGCGGGACATTCATTGGCGGCATCCATCCCGATACCGGTCGGCAATACACCATCATCGAACCCCAGATTGGCGGATGGGGCGCATGGGAAGGTCGTGACGGAAACAGCTGTATTTTCTCCGGTTTTCATGGAGAAACCTACAACACGCCCGCAGAGATATCGGAAGCCCGCAATGGCCTGATCGTCGACCGGATGGAACTGAACACCGAACCGGGCGGTGAAGGGCAGTTCATTGGTGGCCGAGGGCTGAAACTGGAATACCGGATAAGAACCGATAACGGCTTTTTGACGGCCGGCTACACGCGCGCAAGGATCAAGCCGTGGTCGCTGAATGGCGGCGAAGAAGGCTCCGGCAACTATGTCGAGGTGATCCGCAAGTCAGGCGAGACCGAGAAATATTCCTTCGTCTCGGAATTGGCGGTGAATACCGATGACGTCATCCGCATCGTTACGTCAAGCGGGGCGGGGTATGGCGATCCCAAGCGACGTGACCCGGCTGCCGTGAAACAGGATCTTCGCGCCGGATTACTCACGCCGGAACGGGCTGCCGAAATCTACGGCACGTCGGAATAA
- a CDS encoding helix-turn-helix domain-containing protein, producing MPSEPDMVLRPQRTRSAPELAEALRHARKVRGLTQTALAKVAGIRAHHISRIESGAVKPNIDTLFVLLSALGLDLTLSARDSGPGDPDKGIEDIF from the coding sequence ATGCCCAGCGAACCGGACATGGTCTTGCGCCCACAACGCACTCGCTCCGCCCCCGAGCTTGCCGAAGCGTTGCGGCACGCCCGAAAGGTGCGCGGCCTGACCCAGACCGCGCTTGCGAAGGTTGCCGGAATACGGGCTCATCATATCTCGCGGATCGAGTCAGGTGCGGTCAAGCCCAACATAGATACGCTTTTCGTACTGTTGTCGGCCCTCGGCCTCGACCTGACCCTCAGCGCGCGTGACAGCGGTCCCGGTGATCCGGACAAGGGGATCGAGGACATCTTCTGA
- a CDS encoding M24 family metallopeptidase, producing the protein MNRLDMLRERMAAESVDLVAIGPGAHMDWLLGFHPHPDERPCLACVSATGAAFLMPALNAEGTRAQTDLPFFNWTDAEGPVSAFNDLLVSLNAADAQRIALDETMRADFAALVQDALPHAAREFSATTIGALRMRKDAAEFDVLKRNALIADKAMRAGWAAMKPGMTELEVAQIIRAEFTAQGAKPLFSIVGTGGNGAFPHHQTGDTVLKDGDSVVMDIGGGMDSYSYSSDMTRMAVLGTPPVGYEEVHAIVEAAVQAAMKAARPGVKAHEVDDAARGVITEAGYGEYFVHRTGHGMGVEVHEQPYLTSVSQTILEEGMVFSIEPGIYIPGRFGIRLEDIVILRSDGPEILSELPRDLKVI; encoded by the coding sequence ATGAACAGACTAGATATGCTGCGCGAACGCATGGCCGCCGAAAGCGTCGATCTCGTCGCCATCGGGCCGGGGGCGCATATGGATTGGCTGCTGGGATTCCACCCCCACCCGGATGAGCGCCCCTGCCTAGCCTGCGTGTCAGCTACGGGTGCCGCCTTCCTGATGCCCGCGCTGAATGCAGAAGGCACGCGCGCCCAGACCGATCTGCCTTTTTTCAACTGGACGGATGCCGAAGGTCCCGTGAGCGCCTTCAATGACCTTCTGGTATCGCTGAACGCGGCGGATGCGCAACGGATCGCGCTTGACGAAACGATGCGTGCGGATTTCGCCGCCCTGGTTCAGGATGCGTTGCCCCACGCCGCGCGGGAGTTTTCCGCCACGACCATCGGCGCATTACGGATGCGCAAGGACGCGGCTGAATTCGATGTTCTCAAGCGCAATGCCCTGATCGCCGACAAGGCGATGCGTGCGGGCTGGGCCGCGATGAAGCCCGGCATGACAGAGCTCGAGGTCGCACAGATCATTCGCGCCGAGTTCACCGCGCAAGGCGCCAAGCCGCTCTTTTCCATCGTCGGAACCGGTGGAAACGGCGCATTTCCTCATCACCAGACCGGCGACACGGTGCTCAAGGACGGCGATTCCGTTGTCATGGATATCGGCGGCGGCATGGATAGCTATAGCTATTCCAGCGACATGACGCGCATGGCCGTTCTGGGGACGCCCCCGGTAGGGTATGAAGAGGTGCACGCCATCGTGGAAGCCGCCGTGCAGGCGGCAATGAAAGCGGCACGTCCTGGTGTCAAGGCACACGAAGTGGACGACGCAGCGCGTGGTGTAATTACCGAGGCTGGCTATGGCGAATACTTCGTTCACCGCACGGGCCACGGGATGGGCGTCGAAGTGCACGAACAGCCCTATCTGACCTCCGTGTCGCAGACGATCCTTGAAGAAGGTATGGTGTTCTCCATCGAACCCGGGATCTACATTCCGGGCCGGTTTGGAATTCGCCTTGAAGACATCGTGATCCTGCGAAGCGACGGGCCGGAAATCCTGTCCGAATTGCCCCGTGACCTGAAGGTGATCTGA